The following proteins are co-located in the Flectobacillus major DSM 103 genome:
- the era gene encoding GTPase Era: protein MTDRNNCGLDMEQLNHKAGFVSIVGKPNVGKSTLMNVLVGERLSIITSKAQTTRHRIMGILNGQHNGVDFQLVYSDTPGIILPKYELHKSMMTFVHSSLEDADVILFVTDIFEKYDEDDVINKLSRIDHVPVILLINKIDLATEEQIEEKIAHWRERFPTQDILPISALKEQNTGLIFDSIVERLPVHPPYFDKEELTDKPERFFASEIIREKIFKNYKKEIPYSCEVAVVAFKEEENIIRISAEIYVERITQRAILIGHKGESIKKVGTQAREEMEKFFGKKVFLEQFIKVEPDWRSKAQKLKQFGYSQD from the coding sequence ATGACAGACAGGAATAATTGTGGATTAGACATGGAACAATTGAATCATAAAGCTGGTTTTGTCAGTATTGTTGGCAAACCCAATGTTGGTAAATCTACCTTAATGAATGTTTTGGTAGGAGAACGCCTTTCTATTATTACTTCTAAGGCTCAAACTACACGCCACCGAATCATGGGTATTCTGAATGGTCAGCATAATGGCGTTGACTTTCAGCTTGTTTACTCAGACACCCCAGGTATTATTCTTCCCAAATATGAGTTACATAAGTCGATGATGACTTTTGTTCATAGCTCGCTCGAAGATGCCGACGTTATTTTGTTTGTAACAGACATTTTTGAAAAATACGACGAAGATGATGTTATCAATAAATTAAGCCGAATCGACCACGTTCCTGTTATTCTATTAATCAATAAAATTGATTTAGCTACAGAAGAACAAATTGAAGAAAAAATTGCTCATTGGCGAGAAAGATTCCCGACACAAGATATTCTTCCTATTTCGGCACTCAAAGAACAAAATACAGGCCTGATTTTTGATAGCATTGTTGAACGACTACCTGTGCATCCCCCTTATTTTGACAAAGAAGAACTCACCGATAAGCCCGAACGCTTTTTTGCCTCAGAGATTATCCGTGAGAAAATCTTTAAAAATTATAAAAAGGAGATTCCTTATTCTTGCGAAGTAGCAGTGGTTGCTTTTAAAGAAGAAGAAAATATTATCAGAATTTCGGCAGAAATTTATGTTGAAAGAATCACTCAAAGAGCTATTTTGATTGGCCATAAAGGCGAATCCATCAAAAAAGTAGGTACTCAGGCTCGTGAGGAAATGGAGAAATTCTTTGGCAAAAAGGTTTTCCTCGAACAATTTATTAAAGTAGAACCAGATTGGCGTTCTAAGGCTCAAAAACTGAAACAGTTTGGGTATAGCCAAGATTAG
- a CDS encoding DMT family transporter — translation MNQPLPPPQKTSYYTGVALVFFGAVAFAGKAVLVRYNYIHYHVDTISLLALRMLFSAPFYLCILLANNKQDQHTHKLSKKEWFAMLVIGLVGYYLAALFDFWGLSYVTASVERLILFVYPTIVVVISAIFFRKPIVLIQYIALLITYLGVVFAFIPDLQLGMQKDLVIGSILVFLSAFTYALYLIGSGEMIPKVGSLRFTCYAMLISTMMVLIHYYLSKPIGLFSYSTEVYVLSFIMALFTTVIPSFMISDGIKKIGSSNASIIGSIGPVATIIMANIFLDEPITFWQIGGTIIVLIGVLMISIKGKS, via the coding sequence ATGAACCAACCTTTACCTCCCCCCCAAAAAACCAGTTATTATACTGGTGTTGCTTTAGTTTTCTTTGGAGCTGTTGCCTTTGCTGGCAAGGCTGTTTTAGTGCGTTACAACTACATTCATTATCATGTAGATACTATTTCGCTCTTAGCCCTAAGAATGCTGTTCTCGGCCCCATTCTATCTTTGTATTCTTCTTGCCAACAATAAGCAAGATCAACATACTCATAAGCTCAGTAAAAAAGAATGGTTTGCCATGCTTGTTATTGGGTTGGTGGGGTATTATTTGGCCGCTTTATTTGATTTCTGGGGGCTTAGCTATGTAACAGCGAGTGTTGAAAGGTTGATTTTGTTTGTATATCCAACCATCGTTGTGGTTATCTCTGCAATTTTTTTTAGGAAACCTATTGTCCTTATTCAATATATAGCTTTGTTGATTACCTATTTAGGGGTAGTTTTTGCTTTTATTCCTGACTTGCAATTGGGTATGCAAAAAGACTTGGTGATTGGCTCGATATTGGTATTTTTAAGTGCATTTACCTATGCTTTATACTTAATAGGCAGTGGCGAAATGATACCCAAAGTTGGCTCATTACGATTTACTTGCTATGCAATGTTAATATCTACGATGATGGTACTGATTCATTATTATCTAAGCAAGCCGATTGGCTTATTTTCATATAGCACAGAGGTTTATGTACTTTCATTCATTATGGCCTTATTTACCACTGTTATTCCTTCTTTTATGATTTCGGATGGTATTAAAAAAATTGGTTCGAGTAATGCCTCTATTATTGGTAGTATTGGCCCTGTTGCTACTATTATTATGGCCAATATATTCTTAGATGAGCCTATTACATTTTGGCAAATTGGCGGCACTATAATCGTACTGATTGGCGTATTGATGATTTCTATAAAAGGAAAATCCTAG
- a CDS encoding precorrin-2 dehydrogenase/sirohydrochlorin ferrochelatase family protein: MQTDKSQNDLFPIFLKLSELNVLLVGGGNVGLEKLSAMLINSPQAKITVVASFMSQAIQDFAKDFPLITLIERPFEFSDLNHRDLVILATDNPALHASIKKVTAEQHILCNVADTPDLCDFYLGSIVRKGDLKIAISTNGKSPTMAKRIREFLDDIIPDNIQSLLDNLREIRKSIKGDFQEKIRVLNQITEEMVKNKQE; the protein is encoded by the coding sequence GTGCAAACAGACAAAAGCCAAAACGATTTATTTCCTATTTTTTTAAAGCTCAGCGAACTCAATGTATTGCTAGTGGGCGGTGGCAACGTTGGTTTAGAAAAACTCTCGGCAATGCTTATCAACAGCCCTCAGGCCAAAATCACAGTAGTTGCCAGCTTTATGAGCCAAGCTATTCAAGATTTTGCCAAGGATTTCCCTCTTATAACTTTGATAGAACGCCCTTTTGAGTTTTCGGACCTGAACCATCGTGATTTGGTGATTTTGGCAACCGATAACCCTGCCCTACATGCCAGTATCAAAAAAGTTACGGCCGAGCAACATATTCTTTGTAACGTAGCCGACACACCCGATTTGTGTGATTTTTATTTGGGCTCTATTGTTAGAAAAGGCGACCTCAAAATCGCTATTTCGACCAATGGAAAGTCGCCAACAATGGCCAAACGAATCCGTGAATTTTTAGATGATATTATTCCTGACAATATCCAAAGCCTCCTCGACAACCTTCGGGAAATTAGAAAATCTATTAAGGGCGATTTTCAAGAAAAAATACGTGTTCTTAATCAGATTACCGAAGAAATGGTAAAAAATAAACAAGAATAA
- a CDS encoding fatty acid--CoA ligase, giving the protein MKIRKLASASQAFNYPLLIKSILAYSTKIEPEREIVYRDLIRYNYFTLTKRVNKLANVLESLEIDGAQTIAVLDYDSHRYLECFFAIPMTGNVLHTINWRLSAAQILYTINHAEDTLIICHADFLPLLESMAQEMTTVKGIIVCTDEPSYKSNNTLTVYGEYESLLAKVSDEFDFPDFDENAVATTFYTTGTTGNPKGVYFTHRQLVLHTLSICFTFSTIDGACRFNNSDVYMPLTPMFHVHAWGFPYVATLSGAKQVYIGKFEPESVLKFFMKEQPTFSHCVPTILQMFVSHPATQNIDLSKWKVVIGGSALPKPLAKAALLRGVDVITGYGMSETCPIVSTVYVSPEEQQNLDIDFQVEARTRTGTPSAFVDIRLVDEQGNTIAHNGEDVGEITLRTPWLTQGYFKEADKSEDLWRDGWLHTGDVASMNKDNSLKICDRIKDVIKSGGEWVSSIELENMIGLHEAVQEVAVVSIPDAKWGERPHALIVTKDGKAISKESLHAHMKQFVDAGKITPWTVPASVNFTLVIPKTSVGKIDKKAIRASIDTV; this is encoded by the coding sequence ATGAAAATCAGGAAGTTAGCATCTGCAAGCCAAGCTTTTAATTATCCACTACTCATCAAAAGTATTTTAGCGTACTCAACCAAAATTGAACCTGAAAGGGAAATTGTGTACCGAGACCTAATCCGCTATAATTACTTTACCTTAACCAAAAGGGTAAATAAACTAGCCAATGTACTTGAAAGCCTTGAGATAGATGGTGCTCAGACGATTGCTGTTCTTGATTATGATTCTCATAGATATTTAGAATGCTTTTTTGCCATTCCTATGACTGGCAATGTATTACATACTATTAACTGGCGTTTGTCGGCTGCCCAAATTTTGTATACAATTAATCATGCCGAAGATACCCTTATTATTTGTCATGCCGATTTCTTGCCTTTGCTAGAATCGATGGCTCAGGAAATGACAACTGTAAAAGGTATTATTGTTTGTACCGACGAACCAAGCTATAAAAGTAATAATACCCTAACGGTTTATGGTGAATATGAAAGTTTGCTTGCAAAAGTATCCGACGAGTTTGACTTCCCTGATTTTGATGAAAATGCTGTCGCTACTACTTTTTATACAACAGGTACAACAGGTAATCCTAAAGGCGTTTACTTTACCCATAGACAATTAGTATTACATACACTTTCTATTTGTTTTACTTTTAGTACCATCGACGGTGCGTGCCGATTCAACAACTCGGATGTGTATATGCCTCTTACGCCTATGTTTCATGTCCATGCCTGGGGATTCCCTTATGTAGCTACGCTATCAGGAGCCAAACAGGTGTATATTGGAAAGTTTGAGCCAGAGTCTGTTCTAAAATTTTTTATGAAGGAACAGCCTACATTTTCACATTGTGTACCCACTATTTTACAGATGTTTGTATCGCATCCTGCTACTCAAAACATAGATTTATCTAAATGGAAAGTAGTAATTGGTGGCTCGGCATTACCCAAGCCACTGGCAAAAGCTGCTTTACTAAGAGGTGTCGACGTTATTACGGGATATGGTATGTCCGAAACTTGCCCAATTGTTTCGACTGTTTATGTCAGTCCAGAAGAGCAACAAAATCTCGATATTGATTTTCAGGTAGAAGCACGCACACGCACAGGAACTCCCTCTGCTTTTGTGGATATTCGATTGGTAGACGAACAGGGCAATACAATTGCTCATAATGGCGAAGATGTTGGCGAAATTACTCTTAGAACGCCTTGGCTAACACAAGGATATTTTAAAGAAGCCGACAAGTCGGAAGACCTTTGGCGAGATGGTTGGTTGCATACAGGCGATGTTGCTTCGATGAATAAGGACAATTCACTCAAAATTTGTGATAGAATCAAAGACGTAATTAAGTCGGGAGGTGAATGGGTTAGTTCGATAGAGCTCGAAAATATGATTGGCTTGCACGAAGCCGTGCAGGAAGTAGCAGTAGTGAGTATTCCTGATGCCAAATGGGGCGAACGCCCGCATGCTCTGATTGTGACAAAGGATGGTAAAGCTATTTCTAAAGAAAGCTTGCATGCACACATGAAGCAGTTTGTAGATGCAGGCAAAATTACGCCTTGGACAGTTCCTGCATCGGTCAATTTTACATTGGTTATTCCCAAAACCTCGGTTGGAAAAATAGATAAAAAAGCCATTAGGGCATCTATCGATACCGTTTAG
- a CDS encoding ABC transporter ATP-binding protein: MKIIETSNISKRYIMGEEIIDALKSVTISVNKGEYVAFMGPSGSGKSTLMNIVGCLDTPTSGKYILNGQDVSKMSENELATVRNKEIGFVFQTFNLLPRQSSLENVALPLIYAGYSKADRIEKAMLALKGVGLENRAGHKPNELSGGQRQRVAIARALVNDPSILLADEPTGNLDTKTSYEIMDLFDQLHSKGNTIVMVTHEDDIAQYAHRILRLRDGLVESDKINPHVKKVKDLLMGNTAH; this comes from the coding sequence ATGAAAATCATCGAAACAAGTAACATATCTAAACGCTATATCATGGGCGAGGAAATCATTGATGCACTTAAATCCGTCACGATTTCTGTCAACAAAGGAGAATATGTTGCTTTTATGGGGCCATCTGGTTCTGGAAAATCCACATTGATGAACATTGTGGGCTGCTTAGATACACCCACTTCGGGCAAATATATTTTGAATGGACAGGATGTAAGCAAGATGTCTGAAAACGAATTAGCAACAGTTCGTAACAAAGAAATTGGTTTTGTTTTTCAAACCTTCAACTTATTGCCTCGACAGTCGTCGCTCGAAAACGTAGCTCTTCCTTTGATTTATGCAGGATATTCAAAAGCCGACCGTATTGAAAAAGCCATGTTGGCATTGAAGGGGGTTGGCCTCGAAAACCGAGCAGGCCATAAACCCAACGAACTCTCGGGTGGACAACGCCAAAGGGTGGCAATTGCCCGTGCTTTGGTAAACGACCCTTCTATTCTATTGGCCGATGAACCAACGGGTAACCTCGACACAAAGACTTCTTACGAAATCATGGACTTATTTGACCAACTTCACTCAAAAGGCAATACCATTGTAATGGTAACGCACGAAGACGATATTGCTCAATATGCCCACAGAATTCTTAGATTAAGAGATGGATTGGTAGAAAGCGACAAAATAAACCCTCATGTGAAAAAAGTAAAAGACCTTCTTATGGGTAATACAGCCCATTAA
- a CDS encoding LytR/AlgR family response regulator transcription factor: MKTDLPNFNILIVEDEAIVGMDLAARLEHEGYGVLEVVDNGLDALALFRENNVDLVLLDIQIKGKWDGIDTAIQINQVKPVPIIYLTAQSDTETLERAKETHPSAYLTKPINSSNLRIAIDLAIHNFAKKRAEVRNIKVLPNVNVTKESASSREAILQIDNHIFIKQSYQFTKVRLSDILFLESDNNYVHIITTNKKFTLRLTLNGVLERINYDKLVRTHRSFAINIEQIDSFNDHEVLLGKYTIPLGRNYKDDFLKFFDFL; the protein is encoded by the coding sequence ATGAAAACAGATTTGCCAAACTTTAATATATTGATTGTTGAAGATGAAGCTATTGTAGGAATGGACCTTGCCGCCAGACTAGAACATGAAGGATATGGTGTGTTGGAGGTGGTCGATAATGGTTTAGATGCTTTGGCCTTATTTCGTGAAAACAATGTGGATTTGGTCTTGCTAGATATTCAAATTAAAGGGAAATGGGATGGAATAGACACGGCTATACAAATTAATCAGGTAAAACCTGTACCTATTATTTACCTAACAGCTCAGTCCGACACAGAAACACTTGAGCGAGCCAAAGAAACACACCCTTCGGCGTACCTGACCAAACCCATTAATTCATCAAACCTAAGAATAGCTATTGATTTGGCTATTCATAATTTTGCTAAAAAAAGGGCAGAGGTACGCAATATAAAAGTATTGCCTAATGTCAATGTCACTAAAGAAAGTGCCTCGTCGAGAGAAGCTATTTTGCAGATAGATAACCATATTTTTATCAAACAAAGTTATCAGTTTACTAAAGTACGTTTGAGTGATATTTTGTTCTTGGAATCAGACAATAATTATGTTCATATTATTACAACCAACAAAAAATTTACGCTACGTTTAACCCTTAATGGGGTATTGGAACGTATCAACTATGATAAATTGGTAAGAACACACCGCTCTTTTGCTATCAATATTGAACAAATCGATTCATTCAACGACCATGAGGTATTATTGGGTAAATATACAATACCTCTTGGACGTAATTATAAAGACGATTTCTTGAAGTTTTTTGATTTCCTATAG
- a CDS encoding T9SS type A sorting domain-containing protein has translation MSTLTRNSLLALVLLVASPMASWAESLIGGEELANAKPKVSKVLPPSPPSISNANVIVCGYENVDDPRSTVLVNASGCDNGTIQWYNSDGADLGTGSPKYFTISSETHIHATCKVGSEESTPSNQIHVPYLKAPVKRPIVIAEANGSDKYVETCEGNSLKLYSTVDDSAYLYSWERNGAAGNFSPTTAGLGSPRLTVDIPGYYNLVVRSKECPNVAVYAVNTVYAQFYERPTKPIITGDSLFCEDKSVSLKADSSRFVAKYQWFVNGVVQDSLGTTSLIKKFNKTATIQVRTLDSRLGCQSFLSEPVNLKALRVPAKPTITASKKGAAICQGDTLSLTSSLGFKYLWNNGATTASLKGIRTVGKYAVQVIDTSGCVSPTSDTTQITVYALPAKPSVSADGPLAFCDGFNVNLTSSTQSKYIWSTLETTKSIKITKSGSYTVAVRDTNNCLSPSSDAVLVTVYALPAKPTITVKGDGKVTFCADRSVVLESSNLASGEATKYRWTTTDSTRSITIKVTTKAAVRVIDPRGCVSPLSDTVSINVLPLPDAPTLSAEGPLTFCSRDVTNYAKENSVKLIATTAVPAHEVTWNTGLVSKILDNVKISGQYTATSKDANGCVSARSTPIVVTIKESPSAATASIAPDGAFTLKAVNFPDGTDYEWKYESETTPLSSILASVKADRNGNYSVRRKVVYTVPAPLNTLVCYTDFSKQFNFQEDPDFKGLSIYPNPSNGVLTVETLKNWEKVSITIYDIIGRLIYTGTVPSITGKLVVDLKNQPEGTYLFRFEADGFELTKRVIINR, from the coding sequence ATGAGCACCCTTACTCGCAACAGTCTTTTAGCTTTAGTTTTATTGGTGGCAAGTCCTATGGCTTCATGGGCTGAGTCGCTAATAGGAGGAGAGGAATTGGCAAACGCCAAACCTAAAGTATCCAAGGTATTACCTCCAAGTCCACCATCAATCAGTAATGCAAATGTTATCGTTTGCGGTTACGAAAATGTTGATGACCCAAGAAGTACAGTGCTAGTAAATGCTTCTGGTTGTGATAATGGTACAATTCAATGGTACAATTCCGATGGAGCTGACTTGGGTACTGGTAGCCCAAAATACTTTACAATTTCTAGCGAAACGCATATTCATGCCACTTGTAAAGTAGGTTCAGAAGAAAGTACTCCTTCTAATCAAATTCATGTGCCTTACCTAAAAGCTCCTGTAAAAAGACCAATAGTAATTGCCGAAGCCAATGGAAGTGACAAATATGTAGAAACTTGTGAAGGCAATAGCTTAAAATTGTATTCAACTGTAGATGATTCGGCTTACCTTTATTCTTGGGAAAGAAATGGAGCTGCAGGCAATTTTAGCCCAACTACCGCTGGCTTAGGAAGCCCACGTCTTACAGTTGATATTCCAGGATATTATAACCTTGTTGTACGCTCAAAGGAATGTCCTAATGTAGCTGTTTATGCTGTAAATACAGTATATGCACAATTTTATGAAAGACCTACCAAACCAATTATCACAGGTGACTCGCTATTTTGTGAAGATAAATCTGTTAGCCTAAAAGCAGATAGCTCTCGATTTGTAGCAAAATACCAATGGTTTGTGAATGGCGTAGTTCAAGATAGCTTGGGTACAACAAGTCTTATCAAAAAGTTTAATAAAACTGCTACTATTCAAGTAAGAACACTCGATAGCAGACTGGGTTGTCAATCGTTTCTTTCTGAGCCTGTCAATCTGAAAGCACTTAGAGTTCCTGCTAAACCAACTATTACCGCTTCTAAAAAAGGGGCTGCTATTTGCCAAGGAGATACGCTTTCGCTTACTTCAAGCTTAGGGTTTAAATATTTGTGGAACAATGGTGCTACAACAGCTAGTTTAAAGGGGATTAGAACTGTTGGCAAATATGCTGTTCAAGTAATTGATACAAGTGGTTGTGTTTCGCCAACATCAGATACTACCCAAATTACAGTATATGCGTTGCCTGCCAAACCAAGTGTTTCTGCCGATGGCCCATTAGCTTTCTGTGATGGATTTAATGTAAACTTAACCTCATCGACACAAAGCAAGTATATTTGGAGTACCTTAGAAACAACTAAGTCGATTAAAATTACTAAGTCTGGTTCATACACAGTAGCTGTAAGAGATACAAACAACTGCCTTTCACCATCTTCGGATGCTGTTCTTGTAACTGTTTATGCTTTGCCAGCCAAACCAACTATTACAGTAAAAGGCGATGGTAAAGTAACATTCTGTGCTGATAGAAGTGTTGTATTGGAGTCGTCAAACCTTGCTAGTGGTGAGGCTACTAAATATAGATGGACAACTACCGATTCTACTCGCTCAATTACAATCAAAGTCACTACCAAAGCGGCTGTTCGTGTGATTGACCCAAGAGGCTGTGTTTCTCCTTTGTCTGACACGGTATCTATTAATGTATTACCATTGCCAGATGCCCCAACGTTATCTGCTGAAGGGCCATTAACTTTCTGTTCAAGAGATGTTACGAATTATGCGAAAGAAAACAGCGTAAAATTAATCGCAACAACTGCAGTCCCTGCTCATGAGGTTACTTGGAATACAGGTTTAGTATCTAAAATTTTAGATAATGTTAAAATCTCTGGACAATACACGGCTACTTCTAAAGATGCTAATGGTTGTGTGTCGGCACGTTCAACACCAATCGTAGTTACAATTAAAGAAAGCCCAAGTGCTGCAACAGCAAGTATTGCACCGGATGGAGCCTTTACCTTAAAAGCAGTGAATTTCCCTGATGGAACAGACTATGAATGGAAATACGAAAGTGAAACAACACCTTTGTCTTCAATTTTGGCATCTGTAAAAGCTGACCGCAATGGTAACTATTCGGTTCGTAGAAAAGTAGTTTATACTGTACCTGCTCCGTTGAATACGTTGGTTTGTTATACTGATTTCTCAAAACAATTTAATTTCCAAGAAGACCCAGACTTCAAAGGTCTTTCAATCTATCCAAACCCAAGCAATGGTGTTCTTACAGTTGAAACATTGAAAAATTGGGAAAAAGTATCTATCACAATTTACGATATTATTGGTCGCTTGATTTATACAGGTACAGTACCAAGTATCACAGGTAAATTGGTTGTAGATTTGAAAAACCAACCAGAAGGAACATATTTGTTCCGCTTTGAAGCAGATGGTTTTGAATTGACCAAACGTGTGATTATTAACAGATAA
- a CDS encoding WD40/YVTN/BNR-like repeat-containing protein has translation MTRKLIGIVGLLMAWNYTTAQWITQNIATSASFRGVHAVTEKTVWASGSKGTIIKTSDAGAKWEVFTVAGAEKLDFRDIHAFDSKHAVIISAGEASEGAAKVYRTADGGVTWSLVFETQEKGVFFDGIDFWNKNEGIIFSDPIESRWYILKTTDAGKTWNRIASDNFALCKSNEAAFAASGTSMLTVGKQKAFICTGGTTIARVFKSEDLGQHWVAVDTPIPAGKTSGLFGMKFWDEQHGIAVGGDYLEVEKAVPNVAITQDGGKSWQLAQQTTPSGLKEGVDLYKKKILIAVGPSGTSFSSDFGKTWIMIDKSAFHAISIKGSGIWAVGGKGNIAQLNTKILGQ, from the coding sequence ATGACAAGAAAACTTATTGGCATCGTCGGCCTACTAATGGCTTGGAATTATACAACAGCTCAGTGGATTACACAGAATATAGCAACATCGGCTAGTTTTAGAGGGGTTCATGCTGTTACTGAGAAGACTGTTTGGGCAAGTGGTAGTAAAGGAACAATTATTAAAACCTCAGATGCAGGAGCAAAGTGGGAGGTTTTTACTGTGGCAGGAGCCGAAAAACTTGATTTCAGAGATATTCATGCCTTCGATAGTAAGCATGCTGTGATTATTAGTGCTGGAGAAGCCAGCGAAGGAGCGGCAAAGGTTTATCGTACTGCTGATGGTGGTGTTACATGGTCGCTAGTTTTTGAGACGCAAGAGAAGGGTGTTTTCTTTGATGGTATTGACTTCTGGAATAAAAATGAAGGAATTATTTTTTCTGACCCTATTGAGAGCCGATGGTATATCCTCAAAACAACCGATGCAGGAAAAACATGGAATAGAATAGCTTCCGACAATTTTGCTTTATGTAAGTCCAACGAAGCTGCATTTGCTGCTTCGGGTACAAGTATGCTAACAGTAGGCAAACAAAAGGCTTTTATTTGTACGGGGGGTACTACTATAGCAAGGGTTTTTAAAAGCGAAGATTTGGGGCAGCATTGGGTGGCCGTCGATACCCCTATTCCTGCGGGAAAAACAAGTGGATTATTTGGAATGAAGTTTTGGGACGAACAGCATGGTATAGCCGTAGGTGGCGATTACTTAGAGGTAGAAAAAGCCGTACCCAATGTAGCCATAACACAAGATGGCGGAAAATCTTGGCAATTAGCTCAACAAACAACTCCTTCTGGACTCAAAGAAGGAGTTGACTTATACAAAAAGAAAATACTTATTGCTGTAGGGCCTTCTGGGACATCCTTTTCAAGTGATTTTGGTAAAACATGGATAATGATAGATAAGTCGGCTTTTCATGCCATTAGTATCAAAGGCTCTGGTATTTGGGCTGTTGGTGGCAAAGGAAATATAGCACAACTCAATACAAAAATCCTAGGACAATAG
- the der gene encoding ribosome biogenesis GTPase Der: MSNIVAIVGRPNVGKSTLFNRLIEQKKAIMDNVSGVTRDRHYGFGEWIGKYFTVIDTGGYVHGSDDTFEGAIREQVELAIDEAAVLLFVVDCQTGLTDLDKDFAQVLRRSKKPVYIVANKADTYEKGLTAAEFYELGLGEPYPIAAESGSGTGDLLDEVVSHFPEEGIENPHQGIPKIAILGKPNVGKSSFLNALLGKERSIVTDIAGTTRDAIDNHYTLFGKDFIITDTAGIRRKAKIDDNLEYYSILRSLKAMEECDIAVVLVDATTIDPLTGLQAQDMNIISMADKAKKGIVLMVNKWDLVEKDSMTSKRLEDAIRQRLAPINYMPIIFTSVKEKQRIFQAIEKVLDVYENKTKRIPTSKLNDVMLQVIENYPPPAWKGKYIKIKYLTQLPTKSPAFVLFCNLPQYIRESYERYLENQMREHFDFSGVPIQLFFRKK, encoded by the coding sequence ATGTCAAATATAGTAGCAATTGTGGGTCGTCCAAACGTCGGAAAATCCACGCTTTTTAATCGCCTTATCGAACAGAAGAAGGCAATCATGGACAACGTGTCGGGTGTAACAAGAGACCGCCACTATGGCTTTGGTGAATGGATTGGTAAGTACTTCACCGTAATTGATACAGGTGGATACGTTCACGGCTCGGACGATACCTTTGAAGGAGCTATTCGTGAACAAGTAGAACTTGCTATCGACGAGGCCGCCGTTTTATTATTTGTAGTAGATTGTCAAACAGGTTTGACAGACTTAGACAAAGACTTTGCTCAAGTGCTTCGTCGTTCTAAAAAACCCGTTTATATTGTAGCTAACAAGGCTGATACTTACGAAAAAGGACTCACAGCTGCAGAATTTTATGAATTAGGCTTGGGCGAACCTTACCCTATTGCTGCCGAAAGTGGCTCGGGAACAGGTGATCTTTTGGATGAAGTGGTAAGCCACTTTCCTGAAGAAGGTATCGAAAATCCTCATCAGGGTATTCCAAAGATTGCTATTTTGGGAAAACCTAACGTAGGGAAATCGTCGTTTTTGAATGCTCTTTTAGGAAAAGAAAGAAGCATTGTAACTGATATTGCTGGTACAACACGTGATGCTATCGACAACCACTATACCCTTTTCGGAAAAGACTTTATTATTACCGATACTGCGGGTATTAGAAGAAAAGCCAAAATTGACGATAACTTAGAGTACTATTCTATTTTACGTTCATTGAAGGCAATGGAAGAATGTGATATTGCTGTTGTGCTTGTAGATGCCACCACAATCGACCCATTGACGGGCTTACAGGCCCAAGATATGAACATTATTTCGATGGCCGATAAAGCTAAAAAAGGTATTGTATTGATGGTAAATAAATGGGACTTGGTAGAAAAAGACTCGATGACATCAAAGCGTTTGGAAGATGCCATTCGCCAACGTCTTGCTCCTATTAACTACATGCCTATTATCTTTACTTCTGTAAAGGAAAAACAACGTATTTTCCAAGCCATTGAAAAGGTATTGGATGTGTACGAAAACAAAACGAAACGTATTCCTACTTCAAAGCTAAACGACGTGATGTTACAGGTTATCGAAAACTATCCGCCGCCAGCTTGGAAGGGTAAATATATCAAAATTAAATACCTAACTCAGTTACCTACTAAATCGCCAGCTTTTGTGTTATTCTGTAATTTACCACAGTATATCAGAGAAAGTTATGAGCGTTATTTAGAAAATCAAATGCGTGAACATTTCGATTTTTCGGGTGTTCCTATTCAGTTATTTTTCCGTAAAAAGTAA